A genomic segment from Saccharicrinis carchari encodes:
- a CDS encoding CDGSH iron-sulfur domain-containing protein yields the protein MEPKIAQKSPFEVDLTEGVTVYWCACGRSATQPFCDGTHQGSEFTPIEFTPIKTGKHYLCGCKHTINRPMCDGTHLTL from the coding sequence ATGGAACCAAAAATTGCACAAAAAAGCCCTTTCGAGGTTGATCTTACCGAAGGAGTTACAGTTTATTGGTGCGCATGTGGTCGCAGCGCGACCCAACCTTTTTGCGACGGAACGCACCAAGGTTCAGAATTTACTCCGATTGAGTTTACCCCTATAAAAACCGGCAAGCATTATCTTTGTGGCTGTAAGCATACTATTAATCGACCTATGTGCGACGGAACACACCTTACCTTATAG